Proteins from one Panthera leo isolate Ple1 chromosome D1, P.leo_Ple1_pat1.1, whole genome shotgun sequence genomic window:
- the BATF2 gene encoding basic leucine zipper transcriptional factor ATF-like 2 isoform X3, with protein sequence MEGSPIYPRRSRRGKTWRAVAKSWPERRSQGALGLDIQTQHETLEKHNRLLRKEIQTLQAELGWWSRTLHAHERLCLMDCANCLAPVPPGCWGQTEQPPDPMPCGQYGFQEQPGLFQTPVSSPSAHQLSSHLRPHSSPGLLLSPLPSLSLGSPAAPAPLPQLSPGPVQSASPTGSSLLRPSSKLDTLLPSPPAQPAPLQPLGVEHPTRGKLGSPPDSASPALGLAGLQGREHRPVSAAAADRQGLGVDPSPHPLLAFPLLSSAQVHF encoded by the exons ATGGAGGGCAGCCCAATCTACCCCCGTAGGAGCAGAAGGGGCAAGACGTGGCGGGCGGTGGCGAAGAGCTGGCCAGAGAGGAGGAGCCAAGGGGCCCTTGGCTTAGACATTCAGACG CAGCACGAGACGCTGGAGAAACACAACCGCTTGCTGCGGAAGGAGATCCAGACTCTGCAAGCCGAGCTGGGGTGGTGGAGCCGGACCCTGCATGCGCACGAGCGGCTGTGCCTGATGGACTGTGCCAACTGCTTGGCTCCGGTGCCCCCTGGCTGCTGGGGCCAGACTGAGCAGCCCCCGGACCCCATGCCCTGTGGACAATACGGCTTCCAGGAACAGCCGGGCCTGTTCCAGACCCCCGTCTCTTCTCCCTCGGCTCACCAGCTCTCTTCACATCTGCGGCCTCATAGTTCCCCTGgcctcctcctgtcccctctgccttctctgtcCCTTGGCTCCCCCGCGGCCCCCGCACCCCTTCCCCAGCTGTCCCCCGGCCCCGTCCAGTCAGCCTCGCCCACTGGCTCCAGCCTGCTAAGGCCTTCCTCCAAGCTCGAcaccctcctgcccagccccccagcccaaCCTGCCCCTCTACAGCCCCTTGGGGTGGAGCACCCCACCAGGGGGAAGCTGGGGTCCCCACCTGACAGCGCCTCACCTGCTCTGGGGCTGGCCGGCCTGCAGGGTAGGGAGCACAGGCCTgtgtcagcagcagcagcagaccGGCAAGGGCTGGGTGTGGATCCCAGTCCCCACCCACTCCTGGCCTTCCCCCTGCTCTCCTCTGCTCAAGTTCACTTCTAA
- the BATF2 gene encoding basic leucine zipper transcriptional factor ATF-like 2 isoform X1 codes for MHLCEGNALLTRTDPEEHQRLKKKQKNRAAAQRSRQKHTNKADALHQQHETLEKHNRLLRKEIQTLQAELGWWSRTLHAHERLCLMDCANCLAPVPPGCWGQTEQPPDPMPCGQYGFQEQPGLFQTPVSSPSAHQLSSHLRPHSSPGLLLSPLPSLSLGSPAAPAPLPQLSPGPVQSASPTGSSLLRPSSKLDTLLPSPPAQPAPLQPLGVEHPTRGKLGSPPDSASPALGLAGLQGREHRPVSAAAADRQGLGVDPSPHPLLAFPLLSSAQVHF; via the exons ATGCACCTCTGCGAGGGCAATGCGCTGCTGACGAGAACG GACCCCGAGGAGCATCAGAGgctgaagaagaaacagaagaaccGCGCGGCTGCCCAGCGCAGCCGGCAGAAGCACACGAACAAAGCAGACGCCCTGCACCAG CAGCACGAGACGCTGGAGAAACACAACCGCTTGCTGCGGAAGGAGATCCAGACTCTGCAAGCCGAGCTGGGGTGGTGGAGCCGGACCCTGCATGCGCACGAGCGGCTGTGCCTGATGGACTGTGCCAACTGCTTGGCTCCGGTGCCCCCTGGCTGCTGGGGCCAGACTGAGCAGCCCCCGGACCCCATGCCCTGTGGACAATACGGCTTCCAGGAACAGCCGGGCCTGTTCCAGACCCCCGTCTCTTCTCCCTCGGCTCACCAGCTCTCTTCACATCTGCGGCCTCATAGTTCCCCTGgcctcctcctgtcccctctgccttctctgtcCCTTGGCTCCCCCGCGGCCCCCGCACCCCTTCCCCAGCTGTCCCCCGGCCCCGTCCAGTCAGCCTCGCCCACTGGCTCCAGCCTGCTAAGGCCTTCCTCCAAGCTCGAcaccctcctgcccagccccccagcccaaCCTGCCCCTCTACAGCCCCTTGGGGTGGAGCACCCCACCAGGGGGAAGCTGGGGTCCCCACCTGACAGCGCCTCACCTGCTCTGGGGCTGGCCGGCCTGCAGGGTAGGGAGCACAGGCCTgtgtcagcagcagcagcagaccGGCAAGGGCTGGGTGTGGATCCCAGTCCCCACCCACTCCTGGCCTTCCCCCTGCTCTCCTCTGCTCAAGTTCACTTCTAA
- the BATF2 gene encoding basic leucine zipper transcriptional factor ATF-like 2 isoform X2, whose amino-acid sequence MHLCEGNALLTRTDPEEHQRLKKKQKNRAAAQRSRQKHTNKADALHQHETLEKHNRLLRKEIQTLQAELGWWSRTLHAHERLCLMDCANCLAPVPPGCWGQTEQPPDPMPCGQYGFQEQPGLFQTPVSSPSAHQLSSHLRPHSSPGLLLSPLPSLSLGSPAAPAPLPQLSPGPVQSASPTGSSLLRPSSKLDTLLPSPPAQPAPLQPLGVEHPTRGKLGSPPDSASPALGLAGLQGREHRPVSAAAADRQGLGVDPSPHPLLAFPLLSSAQVHF is encoded by the exons ATGCACCTCTGCGAGGGCAATGCGCTGCTGACGAGAACG GACCCCGAGGAGCATCAGAGgctgaagaagaaacagaagaaccGCGCGGCTGCCCAGCGCAGCCGGCAGAAGCACACGAACAAAGCAGACGCCCTGCACCAG CACGAGACGCTGGAGAAACACAACCGCTTGCTGCGGAAGGAGATCCAGACTCTGCAAGCCGAGCTGGGGTGGTGGAGCCGGACCCTGCATGCGCACGAGCGGCTGTGCCTGATGGACTGTGCCAACTGCTTGGCTCCGGTGCCCCCTGGCTGCTGGGGCCAGACTGAGCAGCCCCCGGACCCCATGCCCTGTGGACAATACGGCTTCCAGGAACAGCCGGGCCTGTTCCAGACCCCCGTCTCTTCTCCCTCGGCTCACCAGCTCTCTTCACATCTGCGGCCTCATAGTTCCCCTGgcctcctcctgtcccctctgccttctctgtcCCTTGGCTCCCCCGCGGCCCCCGCACCCCTTCCCCAGCTGTCCCCCGGCCCCGTCCAGTCAGCCTCGCCCACTGGCTCCAGCCTGCTAAGGCCTTCCTCCAAGCTCGAcaccctcctgcccagccccccagcccaaCCTGCCCCTCTACAGCCCCTTGGGGTGGAGCACCCCACCAGGGGGAAGCTGGGGTCCCCACCTGACAGCGCCTCACCTGCTCTGGGGCTGGCCGGCCTGCAGGGTAGGGAGCACAGGCCTgtgtcagcagcagcagcagaccGGCAAGGGCTGGGTGTGGATCCCAGTCCCCACCCACTCCTGGCCTTCCCCCTGCTCTCCTCTGCTCAAGTTCACTTCTAA